A stretch of the Bradyrhizobium sp. CCBAU 53351 genome encodes the following:
- a CDS encoding amino acid ABC transporter permease, producing MYQWDFGILWSYRWLFLNGLGVTVGFTVVIVVLGLVFGLFGAFGSLSRFKPVRLLALTFIEAFRCTPLLVQLIWFYYALPILAGVEMTPITASALALSLYGGSFYSEIIRGGIISIDKGQSEAGAALGMTPGQSMRRIVLPQAIKRMIPALMNQSIIQFKNTSLVSVLAVPDLVYQSQVAAHDSYRPLETYTAVAVAYAAILIPLTILVRRGEKRLAVSE from the coding sequence ATCAGTGGGACTTCGGCATCCTCTGGAGCTATCGCTGGCTCTTTCTCAACGGGCTTGGCGTCACCGTCGGCTTTACCGTGGTGATCGTCGTGCTCGGCCTGGTGTTCGGCCTGTTCGGCGCGTTCGGCAGCCTGTCACGCTTCAAGCCCGTGCGCCTTCTCGCCCTCACCTTCATCGAAGCGTTCCGTTGCACGCCGCTCCTGGTGCAGCTGATCTGGTTCTATTATGCGCTGCCGATCCTCGCCGGCGTCGAGATGACGCCGATCACGGCCTCGGCGCTGGCGCTCTCGCTCTATGGCGGCTCGTTCTATTCGGAGATCATTCGCGGCGGCATCATCTCGATCGACAAAGGCCAGTCGGAAGCCGGTGCCGCGCTCGGCATGACGCCGGGACAGAGCATGCGGCGCATCGTGCTGCCGCAGGCGATCAAGCGCATGATCCCGGCGCTGATGAATCAGTCGATCATCCAGTTCAAGAACACCTCGCTGGTCTCGGTGCTGGCGGTGCCCGACCTCGTCTACCAGAGCCAGGTCGCCGCCCATGACAGCTACCGGCCGCTGGAGACCTACACCGCGGTCGCAGTCGCCTATGCGGCGATCCTGATCCCGCTCACCATCCTGGTCCGCCGCGGCGAG